In Vibrio mangrovi, the DNA window CTAAAGACAACCTATATGTTAGGGCACGTTGACCTTTCATGATGTTTTTTACAGCAATTTGTCGTGTATTTAGCCAAGACAGGTCAACACCCCCTGGACAAGTACAGTAAATGAGGTGAATTATGGACATGGCAATTGAACAAATATCTTCCCGGGTGATCAAAAAACTGCGTCAAAACGGATGTGAGGTTGTCATGGCAACCAAAACGCCCCGACGTGTCATGATTAATATTGAACAACCTACGACGGAGATGATGTACCGGGCAATGGAAATCCGGCAACAACAACATGGAACACGCTCCACGATATACACGTTGCCCATAGATGGATGCATGGTGCACTGGAAACATCCGTACGCCAGCTAATGCCGACACAACCAGCTTCTGTTTCCATCATGTCATATCGCTGTGACAGCTCGTTCACCCCCGAATAAGCTCACCGAAACGAGTCTGTCACATGAATCCCATCTGATACTCATTCCTATAGAACAGCCAGAACCAAACAAATTAAAAATAAAATTTATTTATTTTTCAAATAACTGCATTAAATTTATTCACTTTTTCATCACACCTTACCCTAAAATGGTATTTACATATAGTAAGTAATGCTTATTATATGCAGAACTTATTGTAATAGTGATGAACACTTCGGAACTACGATGAATCAATCGATCGGTTATTTACTGTGGGATGTCACACGGCTGATGCGGCAACAGTTTCAGAACGATCCGCGCCTGTCATGCATCACCCTGTCTCAGGCAAAAGCGTTAACTCAGATCTACTACCACGAAGGAATCAAGCAGGTTGAACTGGCAGAAATGCTGGAAATTAAACCGATGACTCTGGTCAGAGTGATCGACTCTCTGGTGGAAGAAGAACTGATTGAGCGGCGCCCGGATCCGAATGACCGCAGAGCTCACAGGATTTATCTGCAACCCAAGGCTGAAGAGCAACTGAAACTGGTCCGGCTTATCAGTCAGGATGTCTGGAGCAGTGCTCTGGCCGGATTACCCGATGAAGACATCGAACAATTTATCCGCACACTGAAGCATATTCATCACAATGTGTCACACACCTGATTTGGAGAAGGGCTGATATGAGTGAAGTAAAGAAAGAACCAAATCAAGTACGTTCCTCAAAAACATCTGCACGTAAAATCAAACGTATCCTGCTACTATTTGTCGTTCCGCTATTGGTCATAGCGGCAAGTCTGTTGATCTACCTGCATGGCGGACGTTATGTCGAAACGGACAACGCATACGTCAAAGCAGATAAGACTTTGATTGCGCCGGTTGTTTCCGGCCGGATTATTGATGTTGCTGTTGAAGAGAATCAGCATGTATCAGAAGGTGATTTATTGCTGAAAATTGATCCGAAACCTTTTGCCATTGCCGTCGAACAGGCTCAGGCCAACTTAAATGATGTCAAAACGAGCCTGACGACATTAAAAGCAGAATATCAGAGTAAGCAGGCTAACATCGCAGTCGCTCACAGCCAGTTCGAGTACCTGAAAAAAGAACAGAAGCGTCAATACGATCTTCTGAAGCAAAATTACATCTCACAGTCGGAATACGATGCAGCCCAACAGAAAACCGAAGTCCAGAAACTGGAAATCAATGCATTAAACAAAGAGTTACATCAGATTGCCGAAACACTTGGCGGACGGGTTGATCTTCCTGTGGAACAGCACCCTAAATACCAAAGTGCACTGGCTGCTCTGGATAAAGCAGAAAACGACCTGCAACATGTTAATGTATATGCACCAAGTAGTGGCATCGTTACTAAAGTCGCAGAGAAAGGACAGTATCTTGCTCCCGGAGCTTCAGCAATGTTATTGGTCTCGGATGATAATCTCTGGATCGAAGCGAATTTTACTGAGACCGAAGCCAGCTACATGAAACCAGGCCAAAGTGCAACGATTACCGTTGACTATGTACCGGGATACACCTGGCAGGGAACTATCGAAAGCCTCAGCCCGGCAACCGGTGCAGAGTTTTCTGTCATTCC includes these proteins:
- a CDS encoding MarR family winged helix-turn-helix transcriptional regulator; the protein is MNQSIGYLLWDVTRLMRQQFQNDPRLSCITLSQAKALTQIYYHEGIKQVELAEMLEIKPMTLVRVIDSLVEEELIERRPDPNDRRAHRIYLQPKAEEQLKLVRLISQDVWSSALAGLPDEDIEQFIRTLKHIHHNVSHT
- a CDS encoding HlyD family secretion protein; translation: MSEVKKEPNQVRSSKTSARKIKRILLLFVVPLLVIAASLLIYLHGGRYVETDNAYVKADKTLIAPVVSGRIIDVAVEENQHVSEGDLLLKIDPKPFAIAVEQAQANLNDVKTSLTTLKAEYQSKQANIAVAHSQFEYLKKEQKRQYDLLKQNYISQSEYDAAQQKTEVQKLEINALNKELHQIAETLGGRVDLPVEQHPKYQSALAALDKAENDLQHVNVYAPSSGIVTKVAEKGQYLAPGASAMLLVSDDNLWIEANFTETEASYMKPGQSATITVDYVPGYTWQGTIESLSPATGAEFSVIPAQNATGNWVKITQRLPVRIQLKKVANAPQLRAGLSAIVTVDTNHHRQLPM